Within the Clostridium scatologenes genome, the region ATTTCATTAGAGGAATTAAATAAAAAGGGATATGATAAAGTTCCCAAGTATGGTTGGTTTCCTGTTACTGTACCAGGTATTCCTAAAGCGTGGTGCGAGTTATCCAAAAGATTTGGAAAATTACCACTTACAGAAGTGTTAAAACCAGCCATTTATTATGCTGAGAATGGTTATCCAGTTGCTCCTGGCACGTCTGAGTTTTGGAAATATGCTGTAGTTAATTATTCAGCTTGCAAGGGAGACGAATTTAAATATTGGTTTAAAACTTTTACAATAGATGGTAGAGCACCTCGAGCTGGTGAAATCATTAAGCTTCCACATCATGCAAAGACTTTAAAAAGTATTGCAAAAACCAATGGAGAGGAATTTTATAATGGAGAAATAGCAGAAAAAATAGATGCTTTTTCTAGAAAATATGGTGGCTATATTAGAAAAGAAGATTTACAATTTTTTAAACCTGAATGGGTGAAGCCAATAAGTATTAATTATAAAGGGTATGACATATGGGAACTGCCTCCAAATGGACAAGGTATTGTACCTTTAATGGCATTAAATATATTAAAGGGATATGAATTTAAAGAAAGGGAAAGTGCAGAAACCTATCATAAGCAACTGGAGGCAATAAAAATAGCCTTTGCAGATGCTCAAGATATAGTTGGAGATAAATCTAATGTTGAAATAGAAAAATTTTTATCAGATGAATATGGAAATGAAAGAAGAAAGCTTATACAGGATGCTGCTATTATACCTGAACCAAATAAAAAAATAAGAAATTTAAAAGGTGGGACAGTTTACCTATGTACGGCGGATGGAGAAGGTAACATGGTTTCCTTTATTGAAAGTAATTACATGGATTTTGGTTCTGGCTTGGTAGTGCCAGATACTGGAATAGCATTAGCCAATCGTGGAAATTGCTTCTCAACTGATCCTATGAATGTTAATTGTGTTGGAAGTAGAAAGCGTCCATATAACACTATTATTCCAGGATTTATAACAAGAAATCATAAACCTGTAGGGACATTTGGAGTTATGGGAGGTTTCATGCAGCCTCAAGGACATGTACAAGTAGTTATGAATATGATAGATTTTCATATGAATCCTCAAGAAGCACTTGATGCACCAAGATGGCAGTGGATTTCGGACAAGAAAGTATTAGTTGAACATGAATGTTCTAAAAATTTAGCAAAAGAACTATCAAGAAAAGGCCATAATGTACAAATAGAGCTTCAAAGTGGTTTGTTTGGAAGAGGAGAAATAATACTTAAGGATGATAATAATGTGTTATGTGGTGGAACTGAGAGAAGAACAGATGGACAAATAGCAGTTTGGTAATACTAATATAGTGTTGCTTACATTTTACAGTTTAAAAATATTGCGACACAACTTTTTAGGACGGTAGTCCTTTGGATTATAAAGCTTTACGAATACTTACAGTAGAATTAATACATTCCTATTTTTACTGGAAATTATATGAACAAAATTTGCATAATAATAGTATTTACTCTAATGCAATTGCAGTTATATTTTTTCAGATGTTTAATGGGTTTTAGAGAAAAGAAGATGATTGAGATAATCCACTATTCATAAAGACATAATTTTAAAATAAAAACTGGAAATTTTGCATTAAGATTTTTGTGGGTTAGGGCAATATATAACAGTTTTTACGACCTACCGGTCTAAGAGATTACCATCCCTTTAAATAAGTATAAAAAAATAGTGAGCTATGATTATAAATATAGTTTGGCTTACTAAAATTGCCTGTAACAATGTAATTATATGTGTACACTTGAAGTTACTAGTTTGAATTTTAACTTTTATTTAGTGATATATGGTAAGTGGTTCATCACACAAGGTAAATTGTTTTAGTATTATTCTTAGCTTGAAGATTTGGAAAGCCTTAGAAATTTAGTCCTGTCTGAGGGAACCGAGTTTGACAAAGTTCTTAGGTTTTCCAAATCTTCAAGCTTTATTTTAAAATTGGAAACTCCTCCTCGTTTCCTCAGAGGAGTAAGCGATTCGCACAAAATCGTAGATTTTGGCTCTTTGCTTAAAACATTTAGCATTGATAAACCACTTACCATATATTACGGAATAAAAGTTGAAATTCAAACTTCCACTGCACCCTTACGTCGTAATATGATTATGTTAAGTATTAAAAACAATAGTTTAAATGTAATATGGCATTTTAGAATCATGTTTATTTAGAATCTTTACTATCCTTAGTATCAGATTTAATAGTATCGTTGTTACTATTAACTTTGCTTTGCAATTCGTCAAATCTTCTCATGACTTCTTTGCAGGTATCCTGGCAAATTTGAGGCAAATCACTATTTGTTGCTTTTTTAAAATCAAAGCCAGCTTCTTTAAATTCTTTTTCAACTGCAGCTCTCATTTGCTGAAGTTTATTAGGATCATCTCCTGCTAGAGCTTTTGCCATAGTCATAATACGATCTGCTACTGCGTTTACAGAATATGGTCCTCCTTCTGATATTGCCTTTTGAGCAGCTTCTGGAGTTGTTGATAGCGGTGGATATGCATTTTCTACAGAGCCAAATATTTTAGTAAGCAAGTCTGAAGTTGATTTTGACATTTCAGGAATTCCACTTTCAGTAGATTTTCCAAGAAGTTTGTTTTGATTAGATATTGTATCATTTATGAATTTTTTTATAAGTTCTGCTTTAGAATTTTGTTCGTTTTCTTTTAGAGCTGTAATTTCATCTGTGGAAAGTTTATTTTTTATAGGTTTATAAGTAGAAGGTTTTGAAGTGTCTTCTGTAGACTTAACAAATTTATCAGTTCCTAAATTTTGTGCTTTATCTTCATTTTTTTCAGCAACGCTATCTTTAGTGTTTGCTTTTTTAGTATCATTTTTAGAAGTGTAAGTTGATTCGTTAATACTTTTAACTCCTGTAATATCCATAGTAACATATTCCCCCTTTGTTTTTATTATTATTTATTTTATCGTCTAGCTATGAATATTATTAATGCTTTATCTAAAATTAACCATGGTTTAATTTTCCTTTAAAATGATACATTGAAATGTTAAAAAAACATGATAAAATAAGACATATATACTATATCATTGAATACAATAATGTGTAATTTTATCCGATCGCTACCATTGCCAATACTCCCATCTTCTTCAAGTGAGTGATAAGCAATGCTACGCGCCTGGATAAGTTCTTCTAAGACTCAGAGGATAAATTCTTTAAATGACATTTTTTGAAAATTCTGCTTTGGAAAGAAGTATTCCTAGTAAGTAAACTTTATCTGAGTCTAAGGATACTTTGATTGGAGTGGAATTATATTGAATTTATTTTTAAGAATAGATAACAATATTATTGCAATTGTTGTATCTATTATATTTTTAAGAAATATAACAAATTCTCTTGATAAAAAAGAGACAAAAAATAGAATTTTTGTTATTATTTTTATAATAAATACTGTACAATTATTTATTGAAACATCAACATGTATAATAAATAAACAGCCTTATACATGGTTAATACCCATAAGTGCCATATTACATATTTTTTTATATATATTAGGACCTATAGTTACATATATGTGGTATGTTTTTGCTAATTTATGGGTAAATAAAAACAAGAACTACAAATGGAAAAATAACATAATCTTTTTATTACCTATAGGTTTAAATATTCTTTTAGCAATTTTAAGTCCATTTTTTAAATTGGAATTTTATATTGATAAATTTAATGTATATCAAAGAGGTTTTTTGTTTTTTGTTCCTTCTGCTATATCATATTTCTATTTGTTATGTGGCTTTATAATTATTTATACTAATAGAAATAAACTCACTAAAATAGAGTTCTTACCTTTACTTTTGTTTGGAGTGTTTCCATCAATAGCAAGCCTTATCCAAATAATGATTTA harbors:
- a CDS encoding gamma-glutamyltransferase family protein, with translation MDYDALSYRYPSNRNVIYGNRGMVATGQPLAAQAGLEILKKGGNAVDAAIATAACLTVVEPTANGFGGDAFAIVWIDNKMYGLNSSGPSPKGISLEELNKKGYDKVPKYGWFPVTVPGIPKAWCELSKRFGKLPLTEVLKPAIYYAENGYPVAPGTSEFWKYAVVNYSACKGDEFKYWFKTFTIDGRAPRAGEIIKLPHHAKTLKSIAKTNGEEFYNGEIAEKIDAFSRKYGGYIRKEDLQFFKPEWVKPISINYKGYDIWELPPNGQGIVPLMALNILKGYEFKERESAETYHKQLEAIKIAFADAQDIVGDKSNVEIEKFLSDEYGNERRKLIQDAAIIPEPNKKIRNLKGGTVYLCTADGEGNMVSFIESNYMDFGSGLVVPDTGIALANRGNCFSTDPMNVNCVGSRKRPYNTIIPGFITRNHKPVGTFGVMGGFMQPQGHVQVVMNMIDFHMNPQEALDAPRWQWISDKKVLVEHECSKNLAKELSRKGHNVQIELQSGLFGRGEIILKDDNNVLCGGTERRTDGQIAVW
- a CDS encoding GGDEF domain-containing protein — translated: MNLFLRIDNNIIAIVVSIIFLRNITNSLDKKETKNRIFVIIFIINTVQLFIETSTCIINKQPYTWLIPISAILHIFLYILGPIVTYMWYVFANLWVNKNKNYKWKNNIIFLLPIGLNILLAILSPFFKLEFYIDKFNVYQRGFLFFVPSAISYFYLLCGFIIIYTNRNKLTKIEFLPLLLFGVFPSIASLIQIMIYGPLLMWSSIAFSLIILYLYIQQQMIHIDHLTGAWTRDKFYNYLNYRIKQKKPKNFSIAFIDLNDFKKINDTFGHNEGDNALINVVHIIKDILKREDFITRYGGDEFVLFLNADSEQQVEETINKVYDSLAEYNENSRLKYKLNLSCGYELYDFNKHMTADEYISHVDKLMYRDKKIKKLKNKVSI